One window of Medicago truncatula cultivar Jemalong A17 chromosome 2, MtrunA17r5.0-ANR, whole genome shotgun sequence genomic DNA carries:
- the LOC25487593 gene encoding uncharacterized protein — translation MSSTSRAWVAAGSVAVVEALKDQGICRWNHTLKSVQNHVKNNVRSFSQAKKLSSSSSSAMVSNSSKRQREKTKQSEESLRKVMYLSCWGPN, via the coding sequence ATGAGTTCAACAAGTAGAGCATGGGTAGCAGCAGGCAGTGTTGCAGTTGTTGAAGCATTGAAAGATCAAGGAATATGCAGATGGAATCATACACTAAAATCAGTTCAAAATCATGTTAAAAACAATGTCAGATCATTTTCTCAAGCAAAGAAGCTTTCATCCTCTTCCTCTTCTGCTATGGTTTCTAATTCTTCTAAGAGACAAAGAGAGAAGACAAAGCAATCAGAGGAATCTTTGAGGAAAGTCATGTACTTGAGTTGTTGGGGTCCCAATTAA
- the LOC25487594 gene encoding uncharacterized protein encodes MSSSIRNWTVAASVGVVEALKDQGLCRWNCALRSAQHHVKHHFRSSSQTKKLSTSNSYAMVSSRLKEQEAKRSEESLRTVMYLSCWGPNN; translated from the coding sequence atgagTTCATCAATCAGAAATTGGACAGTTGCAGCTAGTGTTGGAGTTGTGGAAGCCTTGAAAGACCAAGGCTTATGTAGGTGGAATTGTGCTTTAAGATCAGCTCAACATCATGTTAAACATCATTTCAGATCTTCGTCTCAAACAAAGAAGCTTTCTACCTCTAATTCTTATGCTATGGTTTCTAGTAGATTAAAGGAACAAGAAGCAAAGCGATCAGAGGAATCTTTGAGAACAGTCATGTACTTAAGCTGTTGGGGTCCTAACAATTAG